Below is a window of Humulus lupulus chromosome 2, drHumLupu1.1, whole genome shotgun sequence DNA.
GCAGCTCAATTCGAGCTCAAGCCGGTCATGTTTCAAATGCTCCAAACCGTGGGGCAGTTCAGCGGGATTCCAAcggaggatcctcaccttcacctTCGTTCATtcttggaggtgagcgattcttttaagcttcaaggagtgagtgaagaagcattaaggctgaagctatttccattctcattaagagaccgagctagatcatggctcaacaCTTTGCCTCCCGATTCCGTTACAAATTGGAATGACTTGGCTGAGAAATTTCTGAGAAAATACTTCCCTCCCACCAGAAATGCAAAGTTTAGAAGTGAGATTATGTcatttcagcagctggaagatgaGTCCACTAGTGACgcgtgggaaagattcaaagagctTTTAAGAAAATGTCCACACCACGGTATCCCACACTGTATACAGATGGAGACCTTCTATAATGGCCTCAATGCAGCTTCTAGAATGGTATTGGACGCTTCAGCCAATGGAGCCATTCTTTCCAAGTCTTACAACgaagcatttgagattttggaaaggatcGCAAGTAATAACTATCAATGGTCAAACACTAGAGCTCCTACAAGTAGGAAGGTGGCGAGAGTTCTTGAAGTAGATGCATTAACGGCTCTAACAGCTCAAATGGCCTCAATGACCAACatcttgaagaatatgagtttggGAGGAAGTATTCAGCCAGCTGCTGCCATTCAAAGAGCAGAAGTGTCATGCATGTATTGTGGGGACGGGCATACTTTTGAGAATTGCCCTTCAAATCCAGCCTCAGTTTGTTATGTGGGAAATCAGAATTTCAACCGCAACAACAACCCATATTCGAACACTTACAATCCAGCATGGAAGAATCATCCTAATCTGtcatgggggggtcaaggagcaagttcaagcaCAGCACCAGCACAAGGAAGACAAGCATATCCACCAGGTTTTTCACAGCAGCCAAGACCTTCACAACATGTTCAAAACTCCCAGCCGAACTCTTTGGAGAATCTAATGAGGGAGTATATGGCTAAGAATGATGCAGTAATACAGAGCCAAGAAGCTTCTCTTCGTAATCTTGAGATGCAGCTCGACCAGCTAGCCAATGAAATGAAAACTAGGCCGCAAGGATCTTTGCCTAGTGATACGGAAAATCCAAGGAGAGATGGGAAAGAACACTGTAAAGCTATTCAGCTGCGGAATGGTAAAAATCTGGGAAATTCTGAGGAGATACAGGGTAGTggagagcccacttcaatccaaagtgaaGGAGAAACAAGTAACAAAACTGCCCAGGAAATTACTGAAACTAGCCCAGTTGCTACAGCAAAGGGTCAGCAAACTGCTCCAGTAAATTCTGGTCCTAAACCGCCCCTTCCATTTCCGCAACGATTTCGCAAACAACAACAGGATGGTCAGTTCAGAAAGTTTTTGGATGTACTGAAACAGCTGCATATTAATATTCCCTTGGTCGAAGCATTGGAGCAAATGCCgaattatgttaagtttttaaaagatattttaacAAAGAAAAGGCGATTGGGGGAGTTTGAGACTGTAGCTCTCACAGAAGGTTGCAGTGCGATGTTGAAAAGCAAAATACCTCCTAAGTTAAAAGATCCTGCCAGTTTCACGATTCCGTGCTCAATTGGGGGTAGAGATGTGGGAAGAACATTATGCGACTTAGGCGCTAGTATCAACCTTATGCCTATGTCAATTTTCAAGAAGCTGGGCATTGGTGAAGCATGACCCACTACTGTTACTTTACAACTTGCAGACAGATCTATGGCTCATCCCGAGGGCAAGATTGAAGATGTGTTAGTTCAAGTTGATAAATTTATATTCTCGGCGGATTTCATCATTTTAGACTATGAAGCGGATAGAGAGGTACCTATAATCTTGGGTAGGCCTTTTCTTGCTACAGGGCGTACTCTTATTGACGTGCAGAATGGTGAACTTACCATGAGGGTGAATGACCAAAAAATCACCTTTAGTGTGTTTAAAGCTATGAAATTCCCGGATGAAGTGGAAGAATGCTCTAGAGTTGACGTTGTTGATACTTTGGTAGCTGAGAAGTTCAATGAAAGGGTGGAAAAAGCTGCTATGGAAACTCAGATTTTTGGAGATGAGGAGGAGTATAGCAGTGAAGATGAGGAGATGCTTACATGGGTAGATTCTTGCCAACCAACCAAGAAATTTAGTAAGGTGTTTGAAGCTCTAAATCTGCCATAAAAGCACTTTCAGGCCCCTAAACCATCTGTTGAAGAACCACCTCAGCTAGAGTTAAAGCCGCTGCCAAGCCATTTAAAGTATGTATACTTGGGCGAAAATGACACTTTACCTGTGATAATATCTAGTTGTCTGGAGTCTGTTGCTGAGGAGTCATTGCTGAAATTGCTGAAGCAGCATAAAAGGGCGATTGGATGGACAATGGCTGATATTCAAGGGATTAGTCCAGCGCTTTGTATGCACAAGATCTTGCTGGAATCTGATTGTACTCACTCTG
It encodes the following:
- the LOC133814906 gene encoding uncharacterized protein LOC133814906, whose translation is MNQQEDLELAPIDHEIERTFRKRRKDQKAKSRGIMAERVDDDGDGQQVTNPIVLADDRARAIREYAAPMFNELNPGIVRPEIQAAQFELKPVMFQMLQTVGQFSGIPTEDPHLHLRSFLEQLEDESTSDAWERFKELLRKCPHHGIPHCIQMETFYNGLNAASRMVLDASANGAILSKSYNEAFEILERIASNNYQWSNTRAPTSRKVARVLEVDALTALTAQMASMTNILKNMSLGGSIQPAAAIQRAEVSCMYCGDGHTFENCPSNPASVCYVGNQNFNRNNNPYSNTYNPAWKNHPNLSWGGQGASSSTAPAQGRQAYPPGFSQQPRPSQHVQNSQPNSLENLMREYMAKNDAVIQSQEASLRNLEMQLDQLANEMKTRPQGSLPSDTENPRRDGKEHCKAIQLRNGKNLGNSEEIQGSGEPTSIQSEGETSNKTAQEITETSPVATAKGQQTAPVNSGPKPPLPFPQRFRKQQQDGQFRKFLDVLKQLHINIPLVEALEQMPNYVKFLKDILTKKRRLGEFETVALTEGCSAMLKSKIPPKLKDPASFTIPCSIGGRDVGRTLCDLGASINLMPMSIFKKLGIGEA